One genomic region from Labeo rohita strain BAU-BD-2019 chromosome 7, IGBB_LRoh.1.0, whole genome shotgun sequence encodes:
- the si:ch73-174h16.4 gene encoding leucine-rich repeat-containing protein 14, with product MVLSLLNLCAREVVSDHSSSPYWLSCVPRELYRALLDAAFAHCRPLAVGELVQRWPERKLIVGGSRKSGECPPNRLCVQALLLAVVRGLTDKRCCLQMLDLSGLQCEDGRVEDSMGGWSLSVALCSMVLQARAAASRAHRRDGERERKRGLEAERDRGAIKRDRGKVGCGNSGESSQGGHRVEEVEKMDCRTNEQMVPEDESVKGIRRRMEIQRRKTLSEGKSNTSSNNSSLSDQDWEEVVMVHVRADIFVNSRSWERVRDALSQPGPLRLRCRYLRVEELSAPSIASLLGLLPQQDLLGVDIRYSSLGVSGLAMLLPLLAPFPQLHSLRLHYCNLDLQRTQPGQQGALQDMSKGLGSLKRLKRLCLTALRLPGHLRLLLSSLSQPLEVLELPYLCLTSTDLAYLSCSQHASFLKELDLSENWLDESSMPSLRRLLAQAQNSLCQLSLCGCGLSDALLGALLPSLSCCRALRSLRLALNPLSRTGLLSLARTAAGIPSLRLLLYPNPLEEYEPGLPALPSSAQLLDWPLLEESEGRDLTLRLLDEVLNLRGRSRDLLVTSDLLNYSPDLTVDD from the exons ATGGTCCTGTCTTTGCTGAACCTGTGCGCCCGGGAGGTGGTGAGCGACCACAGCTCTTCACCGTATTGGTTAAGTTGTGTGCCGAGGGAGCTCTACCGAGCGTTGCTGGACGCCGCCTTCGCCCACTGCCGTCCTCTAGCCGTCGGCGAGCTCGTCCAGCGGTGGCCTGAGCGAAAACTGATCGTTGGAGGCAGCAGGAAATCGGGCGAGTGCCCTCCGAACCGCCTCTGCGTTCAGGCTCTGCTGCTGGCTGTGGTCAGGGGACTGACGGACAAGAG GTGTTGCCTGCAGATGCTGGATCTCAGTGGGCTTCAGTGTGAGGATGGGAGAGTTGAGGACTCGATGGGTGGATGGTCCCTCAGTGTTGCCCTTTGCTCGATGGTGCTTCAAGCTCGAGCTGCTGCCTCCAGGGCTCACAGGAGagatggagaaagagagagaaagagaggactGGAAGCAGAACGTGACCGGGGCGCCATCAAACGAGACCGGGGCAAGGTAGGGTGCGGGAACAGTGGTGAAAGCAGTCAAGGAGGACACAGAGTGGAAGAAGTAGAGAAGATGGATTGCAGAACGAATGAACAGATGGTACCAGAAGACGAGTCAGTAAAGGGTATCAGGAGAAGGATGGAGATCCAGAGAAGAAAGACTTTATCTGAGGGGAAATCAAACACCAGCAGTAATAACAGTAGTTTATCTGATCAAGACTGGGAAGAGGTGGTTATGGTCCATGTCAGggctgacatttttgtcaattcCCGATCTTGGGAGCGTGTCCGTGATGCCCTTAGTCAACCGGGCCCACTGCGGCTTCGTTGCCGCTACCTCCGCGTGGAGGAGCTCTCAGCACCCTCCATAGCTTCCTTACTGGGTCTCTTGCCTCAGCAGGATCTCCTCGGTGTGGACATCCGCTACTCCAGCCTTGGGGTGTCGGGCCTGGCTATGCTGCTTCCACTGTTAGCTCCTTTTCCTCAGCTGCACTCTCTGAGACTGCATTACTGTAACTTGGACTTACAACGCACACAGCCTGGCCAGCAGGGGGCACTTCAGGACATGTCTAAAGGGCTGGGTTCACTGAAGAGACTAAAGAGATTATGCCTGACTGCACTCCGACTGCCAGGACACCTGCGCCTGCTGCTCAG CTCTCTTTCCCAGCCTCTGGAGGTTCTGGAGCTGCCATACCTGTGCCTGACCTCCACGGACCTGGCCTACCTCTCTTGCAGCCAGCATGCCTCATTCCTAAAAGAACTTGACTTGAGTGAAAATTGGCTTGATGAATCGTCCATGCCCTCTCTGCGCCGTCTCCTAGCTCAAGCCCAAAACTCTCTGTGCCAGCTTTCACTTTGTGGTTGTGGCCTCTCAGACGCCCTCCTGGGAGCTCTTCTTCCCTCCCTGTCCTGCTGTCGGGCTTTACGTAGCTTAAGACTGGCCTTAAACCCGCTCTCTAGAACGGGGCTGCTTTCCCTGGCCCGTACAGCAGCAGGAATCCCTTCTCTTCGTCTGCTGCTCTATCCCAATCCACTAGAGGAATATGAGCCTGGTCTGCCAGCTCTCCCCTCCAGTGCTCAGCTGCTGGACTGGCCTCTGCTAGAGGAGTCTGAGGGCAGGGACTTAACGCTTAGGTTGCTAGATGAAGTTCTGAACTTGAGAGGACGATCCCGGGACCTTCttgtgacctctgaccttttaAATTATAGCCCAGACTTAACTGTGGATGACTAG
- the maf1b gene encoding MAF1 homolog, negative regulator of RNA polymerase III b, protein MKLLENSRFEALSSQLCVETGDANILGRIESYSCKMAGDDKHMFKQFCQEGEPHVLEALSPPQSSSAPSPNLLGKSGEDGENPLSDKCCRKTLFYLITTLNESFRPDYDFSAARAHEFSREPSVNWVVDSVNSSLYSAVGEQFNSLGPELWNAIDQEINLQGCDIYSYNPDLDSDPFGEEGSLWSFNYFFYNKKLKRIVFFTCRSVSVLSSYGRCGLDNELDMELDDEEELDSFMEDRFPRALCV, encoded by the exons ATGAAGCTTTTAGAGAATTCCCGCTTTGAGGCATTGAGCTCCCAGCTGTGTGTTGAAACTGGAGATGCTAATATCCTTGGCAG GATCGAGAGTTACTCGTGCAAGATGGCTGGTGATGACAAGCACATGTTTAAGCAGTTTTGTCAGGAGGGGGAGCCACATGTTTTGGAAGCTCTGTCACCCCCTCAATCCAGCAGTGCTCCGAGTCCTAACCT ATTGGGGAAGAGTGGAGAGGATGGAGAAAACCCACTCAGTGATAAGTGTTGCAGGAAGACCTTGTTCTACCTTATCACAACCTTGAACGAGTCGTTCCGGCCTGATTACGACTTCAGTGCTGCCCGTGCCCATGAGTTCAGCCGAGAACCCAGCGTTAACTGG GTGGTTGACTCCGTTAACAGCAGCCTTTATTCTGCTGTGGGGGAGCAGTTTAACTCTTTAGGCCCAGAACTATGGAATGCCATTGACCAAGAGATAAACCTGCAGGGTTGTGACATCTATAG CTACAACCCAGACCTTGACTCTGACCCCTTTGGTGAGGAAGGCAGCCTGTGGTCCTTCAACTACTTCTTTTACAACAAAAAGCTTAAGCGCATTGTATTCTTCACCTGCCGCTCAGTCAG TGTTCTCAGTAGTTATGGTCGCTGTGGCCTTGATAATGAGTTGGACATGGAGCTGGATGATGAGGAGGAATTGGACAGCTTCATGGAAGACAG GTTTCCCCGAGCACTGTGCGTCTAA